In one window of Fulvia fulva chromosome 5, complete sequence DNA:
- a CDS encoding Homoserine O-acetyltransferase: MTTAPNGLVHAADTHKFKRIKPDDQTENPFVKLIPNQDIAIVPSFALESGTVLHNVPVAYKTYGTLSPERDNAMVICHALTGSADVKDWWGPLVGGPGKNGEESRAFDMSRFFIVCMNSPGSPYGSASPVTAKDGNPDNGNYGPEFPLTTIRDDVNLFRVILDDLGVKQIAAVVGGSMGGMLVLEFAYFGKHYVKTIIPIATSARYSAWGISWGEAQRQSIYSDPKYDDGYYPYDDPPKSGLGAARMQALLTYRSRDSFETRFGRHHQDPAQKKQNINDQQRPLDANSEHFATHNEGHRTAGSPRPPSRAGSISSSSPKQPSTISVKDPQFSGCTDVEVETKPSRNPNRNKIPTYYSAQSYLRYQGEKFIGRFDANCYIAITRKLDTHDVSRGRTDKSEPGSPTPEEVREALGLIEQPTLVLGIQSDGLFHYVEQQELAAAIPNSELKTIDSPDGHDGFLLEFKQVNGFLRDFMKRELGHIMSREPVNWPPKEEETSEAKASVFGEAEVEDITAW; the protein is encoded by the exons ATGACGACTGCCCCCAATGGACTGGTTCACGCCGCCGACACCCACAAATTCA AGCGCATCAAGCCCGACGACCAAACAGAGAATCCTTTCGTGAAGCTCATCCCGAACCAAGACATCGCCATCGTCCCTTCCTTCGCCCTCGAATCCGGCACCGTACTACACAATGTCCCAGTCGCATACAAAACCTATGGCACCCTATCCCCCGAGCGCGACAATGCTATGGTCATATGCCACGCCTTGACAGGCAGCGCAGATGTGAAGGACTGGTGGGGACCGTTGGTCGGAGGACCGGGCAAGAATGGGGAAGAGTCGCGCGCATTTGACATGTCCCGGTTCTTCATCGTTTGCATGAATAGCCCCGGCAGTCCATATGGTAGTGCCAGCCCGGTCACAGCAAAAGATGGCAACCCCGACAATGGCAACTACGGACCAGAGTTTCCCTTGACAACCATCCGCGACGATGTGAACCTGTTCAGGGTGATCCTCGACGATCTTGGCGTAAAGCAGATCGCAGCGGTCGTGGGAGGCTCCATGGGCGGCATGCTGGTGCTGGAGTTCGCATACTTTGGCAAGCACTACGTCAAGACCATCATCCCGATCGCGACGTCTGCGAGATACAGTGCGTGGGGCATCAGCTGGGGTGAAGCGCAGCGTCAAAGCATCTACAGCGACCCCAAGTACGACGATGGGTACTACCCATACGATGACCCGCCAAAGAGTGGCCTGGGAGCAGCACGCATGCAGGCTTTGCTCACATATCGCAGCCGTGACTCGTTCGAGACTCGATTCGGTCGACACCACCAGGATCCCGCGCAGAAGAAGCAGAATATCAACGACCAGCAGCGACCTCTAGATGCCAACAGCGAGCACTTCGCAACTCACAACGAAGGCCACCGGACTGCCGGATCGCCCAGACCTCCCTCTCGTGCTGGGTCCATCAGCAGCAGCTCTCCAAAGCAGCCGTCCACCATCTCAGTCAAGGATCCGCAGTTCTCTGGCTGCACGGATGTCGAAGTCGAGACCAAGCCGAGTCGCAACCCCAACAGGAACAAGATCCCTACCTATTATTCAGCGCAATCGTATCTGCGATATCAGGGCGAGAAGTTCATCGGTCGCTTCGACGCCAACTGCTACATTGCCATCACCCGCAAGCTGGACACACATGATGTGTCCCGCGGCCGCACGGACAAGAGCGAACCCGGCTCGCCGACCCCCGAAGAAGTGAGAGAAGCGCTCGGTCTGATTGAGCAGCCGACTCTGGTGCTCGGCATCCAGTCTGATGGACTCTTCCACTACGTTGAACAGCAAGAGCTGGCTGCGGCGATCCCTAACAGCGAGCTGAAGACTATTGACAGTCCAGATGGCCACGATGGCTTCTTGCTAGAATTCAAGCAGGTCAACGGTTTCCTCCGTGACTTTATGAAGCGCGAGCTGGGACACATCATGTCGCGTGAGCCGGTCAACTGGCCGCCGAAGGAAGAAGAGACGTCCGAAGCGAAGGCTAGCGTATTTGGCGAAGCTGAGGTCGAAGATATCACAGCATGGTGA
- a CDS encoding ERAD-associated E3 ubiquitin-protein ligase doa10, whose protein sequence is MDDPLDTHPDKLFTSAPPDSMNEPDSMNEPDSMNKPDIMNEPDIMNDPDFAPPPPQRRDTAASSTVGGETCRICRSEGTPDEPLFYPCKCSGSIKFVHQECLMEWLSHSHKKHCELCKTPFRFTKLYDANMPKSLPWHVFIGRACLHLATMFIRGCRGLLVATVWLVILPYLIRWAWRWMFWAADAGWARQAYLDKMREAQAAQTNSMDMMSDSVNSTDSMTLAGSLVGVFEQFWNTQSASGAGEGTLQGKTMQLVKGALTSAFKNATLTTNGTNASDYWPPTDGSILSSWMYISETTSNTHVNRVILDIFEGQLITCVVIMGFILVFLIREWVVQQQPLVNLNANNGQGERERLQREQERLQRQAELLEQARLRLLALQNEAQALHNAHETGQYVPRIKFGGLDALEILVDNATEHLRDCFSQYDDAAYNRFVRQATLVMWQIRAAETSGVDVSEIADKVYAKLATLAAPERQAWEEILVSELKTAGVTDAQAVDATSTATNTSDLHTEADGSSPTPTVDLSSPRPQMPHRDTSSRANHIQRVLAEADHALASQDRCSASPLSPASTAVEPPTETASIGSASSTEGSWLQLGPPNENAGSAESGEIEDDYEIFQYDYDEIPITNAGPDARINIKRSGRRNGRPVVPEPKAGEGKIVSTEELERRLGQESAPAESNAPPRTSGQAAAPDLALAGRTDNPFHPDGMVQERERTEEDDVVAGLGSATAEDSVDDEMASSLNVLGGSHSSLDGTAEPAREDDSPNAEEPAHPHQVIANPTLFQRLADWFWGDIQPQAAPEPVPLPNEELVDDHIDNDAAPFVPVNHDHNDAGNALLLDEPAENDLEVVAAAQQAGLDAEAIEEAEDLEGVFELIGLQGPLIGLFQTSCFCCVLVTGSVLGAVGLPYVWGKLVLSFVGAPMTFLITTPLQVAAFVTDLVVDVTLFIAGWFAIVAAMLNNLVLTTLQLWLPKVADYNVTDWISEKAASTAWTAGRRLQSMFMSSGQANVANAPGWHWALLTGSVHAHSSLKTIEQEVNAVLNYIGSVITSFAELLSTGSASMIWQQCMDVLAQISGMPARLLAGVEVAQEYLQPLLDIFSGLRKGALTLRHEHVPLDPSLVFWSNSDRGLAICAGYGALAVIAAVYVAIDKPITSSQAGQKTEKVIRDTLRQAGGVLKVILIISIEMLVFPLYCGMLLDLAFLPLFQHESAATRWAFAVRSPYLFCFVHWFVGTCYMFHFALFVGMCRKILRKGVLWFIRDPDDPTFHPVRDVLERNITTQLRKIAFSALVYGALVILCLGGAIWSIERLFRGIFPIHWVSTEPILEFPLDLFLYMFVTPLLIRQLEVSKVVSTMYSWWLKHCARALRLSHFLFDERRRDEEGRHIRQTWTDLLLMRKAAPEATMPPTESKSTEESTSSTIQFRKDGKYVLTPCNDSYRPPKPGEAFIHSEADDVYIVDKDGKKNDHFSKIYVPPHFRLRISLFMVCLWLFSAFTGICVTLMPLALGRHIFHSSLPEGVRVNDIYAYSVGVYILGAALFAALKGPVAAKYVRDKATAIDMKAWLASAKHYGLRALKCVYLYGFLLVLPLAIATLLHFYVIVPLHTYMDASFQPILDAAADDGTSISSHMNQTVADLSTTQAARHLPKLTDHVIHIVSDYALSLLYLRIAARYIITAPASRAAEAVRIITADGYLNPNIGLATRFFILPTTLVAILLLCTPLGLAQAFIATMSYTQVAVDDVLKTLIYRYSYPLAAGCVMLIFGIAELANATSRWRARIRDEVYLVGERLHNFGEKRPPSGSKSVVRKEK, encoded by the coding sequence ATGGACGACCCTCTGGACACCCATCCGGACAAGCTATTCACCTCCGCTCCGCCCGATAGCATGAACGAGCCCGATAGCATGAACGAGCCCGATAGCATGAACAAGCCCGATATCATGAATGAGCCTGATATCATGAACGACCCCGACTTCGCACCGCCTCCGCCGCAACGACGAGATACTGCTGCATCTTCCACAGTCGGAGGAGAGACATGCCGCATATGTCGCAGCGAAGGCACGCCGGACGAGCCTCTGTTCTACCCATGCAAATGCAGCGGCAGTATCAAGTTCGTCCACCAGGAATGCCTGATGGAGTGGCTCTCGCACTCCCACAAGAAGCACTGCGAGCTATGCAAGACACCTTTTCGCTTCACCAAGCTCTACGATGCGAACATGCCTAAGAGCCTGCCATGGCACGTGTTCATCGGACGAGCATGTCTGCATCTGGCGACCATGTTCATAAGAGGTTGTAGAGGTCTACTCGTGGCGACTGTTTGGCTGGTCATTCTGCCATACCTCATCCGCTGGGCTTGGAGGTGGATGTTCTGGGCTGCTGATGCCGGTTGGGCAAGACAAGCGTATTTGGACAAGATGCGGGAAGCACAGGCGGCGCAGACCAATAGCATGGACATGATGAGCGATTCCGTCAATAGCACGGACTCCATGACATTGGCTGGATCGCTGGTAGGTGTCTTTGAACAATTCTGGAATACACAATCTGCGTCAGGTGCAGGCGAAGGCACGTTGCAAGGAAAGACGATGCAGTTGGTGAAGGGTGCTCTGACATCTGCATTTAAGAACGCCACGTTGACAACCAACGGTACGAACGCCTCGGACTACTGGCCGCCAACAGATGGCTCGATACTGTCCTCATGGATGTACATATCCGAGACCACGTCGAATACACACGTCAATCGCGTTATCTTGGACATATTCGAGGGACAACTGATCACATGTGTGGTGATCATGGGATTTATCTTGGTCTTCTTGATCCGCGAATGGGTGGTACAACAGCAGCCGCTCGTCAACCTGAATGCGAACAATGGCCAGGGAGAGCGCGAGCGGCTTCAGCGCGAGCAAGAACGACTTCAAAGACAAGCCGAGCTGCTGGAGCAGGCGCGTCTGCGGCTCTTGGCTTTACAAAATGAAGCCCAAGCGCTTCACAATGCGCATGAGACAGGTCAATACGTTCCCCGGATCAAGTTTGGCGGTCTGGACGCGCTGGAAATTTTGGTAGATAATGCAACAGAACATCTGCGCGATTGCTTCAGTCAATATGACGACGCAGCGTACAATAGGTTCGTACGTCAGGCAACCCTGGTGATGTGGCAGATACGCGCAGCGGAGACTAGCGGAGTCGACGTCTCAGAGATCGCAGACAAAGTATATGCAAAACTTGCTACTTTGGCAGCGCCGGAGCGCCAAGCTTGGGAAGAGATTCTGGTGTCTGAATTGAAGACTGCAGGAGTTACAGATGCACAGGCGGTCGACGCGACGAGCACTGCGACGAACACATCTGATTTGCACACCGAGGCCGACGGGTCATCGCCCACACCAACAGTGGACCTTTCTTCTCCACGCCCACAGATGCCTCATCGGGACACATCGTCGCGTGCTAACCACATTCAACGAGTTCTCGCAGAAGCCGACCATGCGTTGGCTTCGCAAGACCGCTGCAGTGCAAGCCCGTTGTCACCTGCGAGTACGGCTGTGGAACCTCCAACAGAAACCGCTAGTATCGGCAGTGCATCATCGACAGAAGGTAGCTGGCTCCAACTTGGGCCTCCCAATGAAAATGCTGGGTCTGCGGAGTCTGGCGAGATCGAAGACGACTACGAGATATTTCAATACGACTATGACGAGATACCAATCACCAATGCCGGCCCAGACGCCAGGATAAACATCAAGCGGAGCGGCAGACGCAATGGTCGTCCCGTCGTGCCCGAGCCAAAGGCAGGAGAGGGAAAGATCGTGAGCACAGAGGAGTTGGAGCGAAGGTTAGGGCAGGAGTCTGCACCAGCCGAAAGCAATGCACCACCAAGAACATCAGGACAGGCCGCTGCACCAGATCTTGCCTTGGCTGGACGTACCGACAATCCCTTTCACCCTGATGGCATGGTTCAGGAGCGTGAAAGAACTGAAGAGGATGATGTCGTGGCAGGTTTGGGCAGTGCTACTGCTGAGGACAGTGTAGACGACGAGATGGCCTCTTCGCTGAATGTTTTGGGAGGGAGTCATTCCAGCTTGGACGGGACTGCGGAGCCAGCTAGGGAGGATGATAGCCCCAACGCAGAAGAACCTGCGCATCCTCATCAAGTCATAGCAAACCCCACGCTCTTTCAACGTCTCGCCGATTGGTTCTGGGGGGATATCCAGCCTCAAGCGGCGCCGGAACCAGTACCGCTACCCAACGAAGAATTGGTTGATGATCATATCGACAACGACGCAGCGCCATTCGTCCCCGTCAATCATGATCACAATGATGCTGGAAATGCTCTCCTACTCGACGAGCCAGCAGAAAACGACCTGGAAGTGGTAGCAGCGGCACAGCAAGCAGGCCTGGATGCTGAGGCCATCGAGGAGGCAGAAGATTTGGAGGGCGTTTTTGAGCTCATCGGACTACAAGGACCTCTGATCGGACTCTTCCAAACATCATGTTTCTGCTGCGTTCTGGTCACTGGCTCTGTTCTTGGTGCTGTCGGTCTGCCATACGTATGGGGCAAGCTTGTCCTGTCGTTCGTGGGTGCACCGATGACTTTCCTCATCACGACCCCTTTGCAGGTGGCAGCTTTCGTGACCGACCTGGTTGTGGATGTCACATTGTTCATCGCAGGCTGGTTCGCGATCGTTGCTGCCATGCTGAACAATCTCGTCCTTACTACTTTACAGCTCTGGCTACCAAAAGTGGCTGATTACAATGTCACCGACTGGATCTCGGAAAAGGCAGCTTCCACTGCTTGGACAGCGGGTCGCCGACTTCAGAGCATGTTCATGTCATCCGGACAAGCAAACGTTGCGAACGCGCCAGGCTGGCACTGGGCGCTTCTTACAGGATCCGTCCACGCCCACTCATCTCTCAAGACCATCGAGCAAGAGGTCAATGCTGTGCTGAACTATATCGGGAGTGTCATCACATCGTTTGCTGAGCTCCTGTCGACTGGTTCTGCATCGATGATTTGGCAGCAGTGCATGGATGTGTTGGCTCAAATATCTGGAATGCCTGCCAGGCTTCTGGCTGGGGTTGAGGTAGCACAAGAATACCTTCAACCACTACTCGATATCTTCAGCGGGCTTCGGAAGGGTGCCTTGACGCTTCGCCACGAGCACGTCCCTTTGGACCCATCTCTGGTCTTTTGGAGTAACTCAGATCGGGGCCTGGCTATTTGTGCAGGTTACGGCGCGCTGGCAGTCATCGCTGCTGTGTACGTCGCCATCGATAAGCCAATTACCTCGTCACAAGCTGGGCAGAAGACTGAGAAGGTCATTCGCGATACTCTTCGACAGGCTGGTGGCGTCCTGAAAGTCATTCTCATCATCAGCATAGAGATGTTGGTTTTTCCACTCTACTGCGGGATGCTACTCGACCTTGCCTTCCTGCCATTGTTCCAGCATGAGTCCGCCGCCACCCGATGGGCATTTGCGGTGCGATCGCCATACCTCTTCTGCTTCGTGCACTGGTTTGTGGGTACTTGCTACATGTTCCACTTCGCACTATTCGTCGGCATGTGTCGCAAGATTCTGCGCAAAGGTGTCCTGTGGTTCATTCGAGATCCCGATGATCCGACCTTCCACCCAGTCAGGGACGTATTGGAGCGGAACATCACCACGCAGCTGCGTAAGATTGCGTTCAGCGCGCTTGTGTATGGCGCTCTGGTCATACTGTGCCTCGGAGGTGCTATCTGGTCTATTGAACGACTGTTCAGAGGCATATTCCCGATTCACTGGGTGTCGACCGAGCCCATACTGGAGTTCCCACTTGACCTGTTCCTATACATGTTCGTAACTCCCTTGCTCATCCGACAGCTGGAAGTGTCGAAGGTTGTCAGTACAATGTACTCTTGGTGGCTCAAGCATTGCGCGAGAGCGCTACGCTTATCGCACTTTCTATTCGACGAGCGTCGCAGGGATGAGGAAGGCAGACATATCCGACAAACATGGACAGACTTGCTGCTCATGAGGAAGGCGGCTCCTGAAGCAACGATGCCGCCAACCGAGAGTAAATCAACTGAGGAGTCCACATCGTCGACAATCCAATTCAGGAAAGACGGGAAGTATGTACTCACCCCCTGCAACGACTCTTATCGGCCTCCAAAGCCAGGCGAGGCATTCATTCACTCCGAGGCTGACGATGTTTACATCGTGGACAAAGATGGCAAGAAGAACGATCATTTCTCAAAGATCTACGTCCCACCTCACTTCCGACTCCGCATATCACTCTTCATGGTCTGCCTTTGGCTGTTCTCAGCTTTCACGGGCATCTGCGTCACGCTCATGCCACTAGCTCTCGGCCGTCACATCTTCCACTCATCTTTACCGGAAGGGGTACGAGTCAATGACATATATGCGTACTCTGTCGGCGTCTACATTCTCGGCGCTGCACTCTTCGCAGCGCTCAAGGGCCCGGTCGCCGCGAAATACGTGCGCGATAAGGCGACAGCGATTGACATGAAAGCATGGCTTGCCTCAGCGAAGCATTATGGGTTGCGCGCGCTGAAGTGCGTGTACCTTTATGGCTTTCTGTTGGTTCTCCCCCTCGCGATTGCCACATTGCTGCACTTCTATGTCATCGTCCCGCTGCACACCTACATGGATGCCTCTTTCCAGCCAATCCTGGACGCAGCAGCCGACGACGGTACCAGCATCTCATCGCACATGAACCAGACTGTTGCCGACCTGAGCACGACCCAGGCTGCACGGCATCTACCGAAACTCACCGATCATGTCATCCACATTGTCTCCGACTACGCCCTATCGCTCCTCTACCTCCGCATCGCAGCGCGCTACATCATAACAGCACCAGCCTCCCGCGCGGCCGAAGCTGTCCGCATCATCACAGCAGACGGATACCTCAACCCCAACATCGGCTTGGCGACACGTTTCTTCATCCTCCCTACAACCCTCGTCGCTATCCTTCTCCTGTGCACCCCCCTCGGACTCGCGCAAGCATTCATCGCGACAATGTCTTACACGCAGGTTGCTGTCGACGATGTTTTGAAGACGTTAATCTATCGATACTCGTACCCGTTAGCGGCGGGATGCGTCATGCTTATCTTTGGGATTGCGGAGCTGGCGAATGCTACGAGTCGGTGGAGGGCGAGGATTAGAGATGAGGTGTATTTGGTTGGGGAGAGGTTGCATAATTTTGGCGAGAAGAGGCCGCCGAGTGGGAGTAAGAGTGTGGTGAGGAAGGAGAAGTGA